The following proteins are co-located in the Papaver somniferum cultivar HN1 unplaced genomic scaffold, ASM357369v1 unplaced-scaffold_128, whole genome shotgun sequence genome:
- the LOC113331923 gene encoding uncharacterized protein LOC113331923, protein MVSNSYFPGCAICFTKINFSTSFAGAGVTFRDANAAVLGALSVGLGMQTNYFAEVCAVIYGAMLAKRWNMRKLCVQSDSMSCIQAFQNDAFPWQLRQKWRLARNFYSNIRYIHKYKEVNFSANALAKQACLLAEDIFEFSEGRPISMLSVEWPGEVYFRFN, encoded by the coding sequence atggtatctaactcatatttCCCTGGATGCGCaatttgcttcacaaaaattaaCTTTTCGACTTCTTTTGCTGGTGCTGGTGTTACTTTTCGGGATGCAAATGCAGCGGTGTTGGGGGCTTTGAGTGTTGGTCTTGGCATGCAGACCAACTATTTTGCAGAAGTGTGCGCAGTTATTTATGGGGCTATGTTGGCTAAAAGGTGGAATATGCGGAAACTCTGCGTGCAatctgattcgatgagttgcattcaaGCATTCCAGAATGATGCTTTTCCATGGCAACTAAGGCAGAAGTGGAGATTAGCTAGGAATTTTTATTCCAACATTCGTTATATTCATAAGTATAAAGAAGTTAATTTTTCAGCTAATGCTTTGGCAAAGCAAGCTTGTTTGCTAGCTGAAGACATTTTTGAGTTTTCTGAGGGGAGGCCAATCTCTATGCTTTCTGTGGAATGGCCGGGTGAGGTTTATTTCCGTTTTAATTAG